In a genomic window of Candidatus Eisenbacteria bacterium:
- a CDS encoding DUF2779 domain-containing protein, with translation MPRSKRLTKEIIGRALECPRLAYLETARRAPENAAGEPTSAARIQMHHGRIVGKLARGEFPGGRLVEAIRFDDAVGETAEAIRAGETILFEAAFRGDGIAVRTDILARNGSDGKWRLWEVKAGGEVKESYLIDLAVQVHALEAAGIRPEPGLILLDKETVRGDPSHFRRVSCAADVKRRLPRIRDAVAKLRDTLASPAPPEAPMERRCRDCAHRRSCWPALPDRSVFELYQGMGGWRAVESLLAAGLTDIRSIPADVRLTRIQKRQVRSVLSGAPVVGRGLGKALLAAAVYPIHFLDFEAVRPPIPRFEGQRPFDLVPFQWSCHVLREPDAPLEHYDYLRTDDGDPRRELTESLLDRVADEGSIIVYSLFEQEVLRSMAAVCPDLAAPLRGMEERLFDLLDVIRRHYYHPGFDGSFSIKNVLPVLAPGKGYETMAIRDGMDAVWSYYRLQSEGMSDGEREQLEKDLLEYCELDSLAMVDIYEALLRAREHDPAARGGRRGFREK, from the coding sequence ATGCCTCGTAGTAAGCGATTAACGAAAGAGATCATCGGACGCGCGCTCGAGTGCCCGCGCCTCGCCTATCTGGAGACCGCGAGACGTGCGCCGGAGAACGCCGCCGGAGAGCCGACCAGCGCCGCGCGCATTCAGATGCATCACGGCCGCATCGTGGGAAAGCTGGCGCGCGGGGAGTTTCCCGGCGGCCGCCTCGTGGAGGCGATCCGTTTCGACGACGCGGTGGGCGAGACCGCCGAGGCGATCCGCGCGGGCGAGACCATCCTGTTCGAGGCCGCCTTTCGGGGGGACGGCATCGCCGTGCGGACCGACATCCTCGCCCGGAACGGTTCGGACGGGAAATGGCGGCTCTGGGAGGTGAAGGCGGGGGGCGAGGTCAAGGAATCCTATCTGATCGACCTCGCCGTGCAGGTCCACGCGCTCGAGGCGGCGGGCATCCGCCCGGAGCCGGGGCTCATTCTGCTCGACAAGGAGACGGTCCGCGGCGATCCCTCCCACTTCCGGCGCGTCTCCTGCGCCGCCGACGTGAAGCGGCGGCTGCCACGGATCCGCGACGCGGTCGCGAAACTCCGGGACACGCTCGCCTCGCCCGCGCCGCCCGAGGCGCCGATGGAACGGCGCTGCCGTGACTGCGCGCACCGGCGGTCGTGCTGGCCGGCGCTCCCCGACCGTTCCGTCTTCGAGCTGTACCAAGGGATGGGCGGCTGGCGCGCCGTGGAGTCGCTCCTCGCCGCCGGCTTAACCGATATTCGTTCGATTCCCGCCGACGTGCGACTCACCCGCATCCAGAAGCGGCAGGTGCGGTCGGTGCTCTCCGGCGCGCCGGTTGTGGGACGCGGTCTCGGCAAAGCCCTTCTCGCCGCCGCGGTTTATCCAATCCACTTCCTCGACTTCGAGGCGGTCCGCCCGCCGATCCCCCGCTTCGAGGGCCAGCGCCCCTTCGACCTGGTCCCCTTCCAGTGGTCCTGCCACGTTCTCCGCGAACCGGACGCGCCGCTGGAGCATTACGATTATCTGCGGACGGACGACGGCGACCCGCGACGCGAACTGACCGAGTCGCTTCTCGACCGCGTCGCCGACGAAGGATCGATCATCGTCTATTCCCTCTTCGAGCAGGAGGTGCTCCGGAGCATGGCGGCGGTTTGCCCCGACCTCGCCGCGCCCCTGCGCGGCATGGAAGAGCGTCTCTTCGACCTGCTCGACGTGATCCGCCGGCACTACTATCATCCCGGTTTCGACGGATCCTTCTCGATCAAGAACGTGCTCCCCGTGCTTGCCCCGGGTAAAGGGTACGAAACGATGGCGATCCGCGACGGCATGGACGCGGTTTGGTCCTACTATCGATTACAATCGGAGGGGATGAGCGACGGAGAACGCGAGCAACTGGAGAAAGACCTTCTCGAGTACTGCGAGCTGGATTCTCTCGCCATGGTCGACATCTACGAGGCGCTCCTACGCGCGCGCGAACACGATCCCGCCGCGCGCGGCGGGAGACGGGGGTTTCGAGAGAAATGA
- a CDS encoding cyclase family protein has translation MTIHDITRPLGEETAPWPGDTPFSRAWAGRIPRGDHSNVSALSFSPHLGTHVDAPFHVREEAPTLDRMNLEPFLGPARVIDVEPGPDGAIGPEALAGIDPADPPRLLFRTGTHPDTTHFPTSFAYLAPETAEAIVRGGARLVGMDSPSLDPFGSDALVSHKCIMEGGLYWIENLDLSRVSAGIYRLIALPLRITGGDASPVRAVLVSE, from the coding sequence ATGACGATTCACGACATCACGAGGCCTCTCGGCGAAGAGACCGCCCCCTGGCCGGGGGATACACCTTTCTCACGAGCTTGGGCGGGGCGGATCCCGCGGGGGGACCACAGCAACGTGAGCGCCCTCTCTTTCAGCCCCCATTTGGGCACGCACGTGGACGCCCCCTTCCACGTCCGGGAGGAGGCGCCCACTCTCGACCGGATGAACCTGGAGCCCTTCCTCGGGCCGGCCCGCGTGATCGACGTGGAACCGGGTCCGGATGGCGCCATCGGACCGGAGGCGCTCGCCGGGATCGACCCGGCCGATCCGCCCCGTCTCCTCTTCCGGACAGGAACCCACCCGGACACCACCCATTTCCCGACGAGCTTCGCCTACCTCGCCCCCGAAACGGCGGAGGCGATCGTGCGGGGGGGCGCGCGCCTGGTCGGCATGGATTCCCCCAGCTTGGATCCTTTCGGCTCGGACGCGCTCGTCAGCCACAAGTGCATCATGGAAGGTGGGTTATACTGGATCGAGAATCTCGATCTCTCCCGCGTTTCCGCAGGCATCTACAGGCTGATCGCCCTTCCTCTCCGCATCACGGGCGGGGACGCGAGCCCGGTGCGAGCTGTTCTCGTTTCTGAATAA
- a CDS encoding SPFH domain-containing protein, producing MNGETTRKPISGYPMLILVLLILPLIALSIVAAGSTKNLLYLVPLFSLFLLEILLIPGFFVVNPNDSRVLVLFGKYKGTVKTNGFFWANPFYSKHKITLRARNLNGDRLKVNDKAGNPIEIAAVVVWQVENTYHAAFDVDDFHEYVIVQSEAAVRHLAGAYPYDTFEDHDEETLTLRAGKEHVNEMLEKELTERFARAGVRVIEARISHLAYASEIAEAMLRRQQASAVVAARTQIVNGAVSMVEMALDQLSAKNVVELDEERKAAMVSNLLVVLCSETSASPVVNAGTLYQ from the coding sequence ATGAACGGCGAAACCACGCGCAAGCCGATCTCCGGCTACCCGATGCTGATCTTGGTCCTGCTGATTCTGCCGCTGATCGCGCTATCGATCGTTGCGGCGGGATCCACGAAGAATCTCCTCTATCTCGTCCCTCTCTTCAGCCTCTTCCTTCTGGAGATTCTCCTTATTCCCGGTTTCTTCGTGGTCAACCCGAACGACTCGCGGGTGCTTGTGCTCTTCGGGAAGTACAAGGGGACGGTGAAGACCAACGGCTTCTTCTGGGCCAATCCTTTCTACAGCAAACACAAGATTACATTGCGGGCGCGCAACCTGAACGGCGACCGTTTGAAGGTGAACGACAAAGCGGGGAACCCGATCGAGATCGCCGCGGTGGTGGTCTGGCAGGTGGAGAACACCTACCACGCCGCTTTCGACGTGGACGACTTCCATGAATACGTGATCGTGCAGAGCGAGGCGGCGGTCCGCCATCTGGCCGGCGCCTATCCCTACGACACTTTCGAAGACCATGACGAGGAGACCCTTACCCTCCGCGCCGGCAAGGAGCACGTGAACGAGATGCTCGAGAAGGAGTTGACGGAGCGTTTCGCCCGGGCGGGGGTTCGCGTGATCGAGGCGCGGATCAGCCATCTCGCCTACGCCTCGGAGATCGCCGAGGCGATGCTCCGGCGGCAGCAGGCGTCGGCGGTTGTCGCGGCGCGCACACAGATCGTGAACGGCGCGGTCAGCATGGTGGAGATGGCCCTCGATCAGTTGAGCGCCAAAAATGTGGTCGAGCTGGACGAGGAGCGGAAAGCGGCGATGGTGAGCAATCTGCTCGTCGTGCTCTGCAGCGAGACTTCCGCCTCGCCGGTGGTGAACGCGGGCACGTTGTATCAATAA
- a CDS encoding Arc family DNA binding domain-containing protein, with amino-acid sequence MAERKKFLLRMSPDLWEELNRWAAREFRSVNGQIEFLLRRAVDERSSGKKDTEGGEGENR; translated from the coding sequence GTGGCGGAGCGAAAGAAATTCCTACTCCGAATGAGCCCCGACCTGTGGGAAGAGCTGAACCGCTGGGCGGCGCGGGAGTTCCGGAGCGTGAACGGTCAGATCGAGTTCCTGCTGCGGCGCGCGGTGGACGAACGCAGCTCGGGTAAAAAAGACACCGAAGGAGGCGAAGGAGAAAACCGATAG
- a CDS encoding methyltransferase domain-containing protein yields the protein MSDADAIRRRVAETYARAAALPAVSRTGAEGEATPAGVTARDAPYSPADLAGLPPGAWALSFGCGDPVGASPPAEGEFVLDLGCGAGLDLLLAARRIGPRGIAVGVELARPMAERVREHAAAAGFANVRAVVGAIERLPVRSGVADRIYANAAINLSPEKDLVFAEIVRTLHPGGRAILADVAVEEMPLWLREVGAFYSPSLAGAIGVDAYRKGLERAGLASVRIVERVPYSEDRIAEMIRGETVPGAEEARKALGGFVTDRLVGRAARDLAGAVARVLFEAVRPE from the coding sequence ATGAGCGACGCCGACGCGATCCGAAGGAGGGTCGCCGAGACTTACGCGCGCGCCGCCGCGCTACCGGCGGTTTCCCGGACGGGCGCGGAGGGGGAAGCGACGCCGGCCGGCGTGACGGCGCGCGACGCGCCCTACAGCCCCGCGGATCTCGCCGGCCTCCCGCCGGGGGCGTGGGCGCTCTCCTTCGGGTGCGGCGATCCGGTGGGCGCCTCGCCGCCGGCGGAGGGGGAGTTCGTGCTCGACCTCGGATGCGGCGCCGGTCTCGACCTTCTTCTCGCGGCTCGAAGAATCGGCCCGCGGGGGATCGCGGTCGGCGTGGAACTCGCCCGCCCCATGGCGGAGCGCGTCCGAGAGCACGCCGCCGCCGCGGGCTTCGCCAACGTCCGGGCGGTCGTGGGCGCCATCGAACGGTTGCCGGTCCGGAGCGGCGTCGCGGACCGGATCTACGCCAACGCCGCGATCAACCTTTCGCCCGAGAAGGATCTCGTCTTCGCCGAGATCGTCCGGACGCTTCATCCCGGAGGGCGGGCGATTCTGGCGGACGTGGCGGTGGAGGAGATGCCCCTCTGGCTCCGCGAAGTGGGCGCCTTTTACAGCCCCAGCCTCGCCGGCGCGATCGGGGTCGACGCGTACCGGAAAGGCCTGGAGAGGGCCGGTCTGGCGTCCGTGCGGATCGTGGAGCGCGTTCCCTATTCGGAGGACCGGATCGCCGAGATGATCCGGGGCGAGACGGTGCCGGGAGCGGAGGAAGCCCGCAAGGCGCTCGGAGGATTCGTCACCGACCGCTTGGTGGGGCGCGCCGCGCGGGATCTTGCGGGCGCCGTCGCCCGGGTACTCTTCGAGGCGGTCCGCCCGGAGTAG
- a CDS encoding CDGSH iron-sulfur domain-containing protein, whose translation MAEPKIPFKKPINMKLEPGEYYWCACGRSSKQPFCDGSHKGTEFTPLRFEVKEAKWMNLCRCKHTGTPPICDDTHEDLE comes from the coding sequence ATGGCCGAACCGAAAATTCCCTTCAAGAAGCCGATCAACATGAAGCTCGAGCCGGGCGAGTATTACTGGTGCGCCTGCGGCCGCTCCTCGAAACAGCCCTTCTGCGACGGCAGCCACAAGGGGACCGAGTTCACGCCGCTTCGTTTCGAAGTGAAAGAAGCGAAGTGGATGAACCTGTGCCGTTGCAAGCACACGGGGACGCCGCCGATCTGCGACGACACCCACGAGGATCTGGAATAG
- a CDS encoding HDIG domain-containing protein, whose protein sequence is MITREEAYAILAEHTKNPNLIKHMLAVEAGMRAYARRFGEDEEIWAALGLLHDFDYEAHPKPDPEAESGHPYWGVNLLREKGYPEEFLRAILSHADYTGVPRETRMAKALYAVDELTGLIAAVALVRPSKKLADVALKSIKKKWKEKSFAAGVDREAVKVGAVELGVDLDEHILFVLAAMQENAEALGL, encoded by the coding sequence ATGATCACACGCGAAGAAGCATACGCGATACTGGCGGAGCATACCAAGAACCCGAATCTGATCAAGCATATGCTCGCCGTGGAAGCGGGGATGCGCGCCTACGCGCGCCGTTTCGGCGAGGACGAGGAGATCTGGGCGGCGCTCGGCCTCCTGCACGATTTCGATTACGAGGCGCACCCGAAGCCGGACCCGGAGGCGGAGAGCGGACACCCCTACTGGGGCGTGAACCTGCTTCGTGAAAAGGGCTACCCGGAGGAGTTTCTGCGGGCGATTTTGAGCCACGCCGATTACACGGGCGTCCCGCGCGAAACGCGCATGGCGAAGGCGCTCTACGCCGTGGACGAGCTGACCGGGCTGATCGCCGCGGTCGCCCTCGTCCGGCCGTCGAAAAAGCTGGCGGACGTCGCACTGAAGTCGATCAAGAAGAAGTGGAAGGAGAAATCCTTCGCCGCCGGCGTCGACCGGGAAGCGGTGAAGGTCGGCGCGGTGGAGCTGGGCGTCGATCTGGATGAGCACATCCTCTTCGTGCTCGCGGCGATGCAGGAAAACGCCGAGGCGCTGGGTTTGTAG
- a CDS encoding uracil-DNA glycosylase → MSTARDWLQLNERIGACARCPRLREYGDRIAVEKRAAYRDETYWGRPIPNLGDPEARLLLVGLAPGAHGAHRTGRMFTGDGAGDFLFDGLRAAGLAAGPAGEESLLGAAITGVIHCAPPGNRPLAAEIAACAEHLDGTVDRLPRLAGIVALGGVAFDATVRLLRRRGVPLGPTRPRFGHGVRVLPAGGPFLLASYHTSRLNTSTKRLTRPMLLAVLREAARRAGLAAG, encoded by the coding sequence ATGAGCACCGCGCGGGATTGGCTGCAACTGAACGAGCGAATCGGCGCCTGCGCCCGTTGCCCCCGCCTGCGCGAATACGGCGACCGCATCGCCGTGGAGAAACGGGCCGCCTACCGGGACGAGACCTACTGGGGGCGCCCCATTCCGAATCTGGGCGATCCGGAAGCGCGCCTCCTCTTGGTCGGGCTCGCGCCGGGCGCCCACGGCGCCCACCGGACCGGCCGCATGTTCACGGGCGACGGCGCCGGCGATTTTCTTTTCGACGGGCTCCGCGCCGCCGGACTCGCCGCCGGACCTGCGGGGGAAGAGTCGCTACTCGGCGCGGCGATCACCGGCGTGATCCACTGCGCGCCCCCCGGCAACCGTCCTCTCGCCGCGGAGATCGCCGCCTGCGCCGAACACCTCGACGGAACCGTCGACCGGCTTCCCCGCCTCGCGGGGATCGTCGCCCTCGGCGGAGTCGCCTTCGACGCGACCGTCCGCCTGCTCCGGAGGCGCGGCGTGCCCCTCGGTCCGACGCGCCCCCGCTTCGGCCACGGCGTCCGGGTTCTCCCCGCCGGCGGTCCCTTCCTTCTCGCCTCCTACCACACGAGCCGCCTGAACACGTCCACCAAGCGACTCACCCGTCCGATGCTTCTCGCCGTGCTCCGCGAAGCGGCGCGCCGCGCCGGCCTCGCCGCCGGCTAA
- a CDS encoding metallophosphoesterase, translated as MNHHRGGRTGSKQISRTAAAIAFSAALSLGFTWPWEMGDPWPGTSETPVAPLERPAPEERAAAIDVDPAEGYRFAVFGDQRALADGEWQRMIAHIDSIDRAGPPILFLVDTGDIVYNGTHTDQFAMLREILAPVERLPYLVAAGNHEVWNNKSDAARAHTARFLAGLDPALGPERLYFSERVGPALFLFLDTNDMVYGGGRNERVPAQIAWLQERLAAREEGVRTVIVVMHHPILQSSEKHRSEAAKLWNADHGGRRLVDLFLDGGVDLILTGHTHTYERFRIERAGGGALDLVNLSGRPRNDLFWFGHRSRRARSFAGREKEWLESKGWRIDEGWRITQEEVMTGEGADQFGLFTVGPDGAIDAEILFLGDDAPGGLRRGF; from the coding sequence ATGAATCATCATCGAGGCGGACGGACGGGGTCAAAACAAATCTCCCGGACGGCGGCGGCGATCGCGTTCTCCGCGGCCCTTTCCCTGGGATTCACCTGGCCGTGGGAGATGGGGGATCCCTGGCCGGGAACGTCCGAGACGCCGGTCGCGCCTCTCGAGCGCCCCGCGCCGGAGGAGCGCGCCGCCGCGATCGATGTCGACCCCGCGGAAGGCTACCGCTTCGCCGTCTTCGGCGATCAAAGGGCGCTCGCCGACGGCGAGTGGCAGAGGATGATCGCCCACATCGACTCCATCGACCGCGCCGGGCCGCCGATCCTCTTCCTGGTCGACACGGGAGACATCGTCTACAACGGAACGCACACCGATCAGTTCGCGATGCTGCGGGAGATTCTCGCGCCGGTGGAGCGCCTCCCCTATCTGGTCGCCGCCGGCAACCACGAGGTGTGGAACAACAAGAGCGACGCCGCCCGCGCGCACACCGCCCGTTTTCTCGCGGGGCTCGATCCCGCGCTCGGACCGGAGCGTCTGTATTTCAGTGAGCGCGTCGGCCCGGCGCTCTTCCTCTTCCTCGACACGAACGACATGGTTTACGGCGGCGGCCGGAACGAACGCGTGCCGGCGCAGATCGCCTGGCTTCAAGAACGCCTCGCCGCGCGCGAAGAGGGTGTGCGAACGGTGATCGTGGTGATGCACCATCCCATCTTGCAGTCGTCGGAGAAGCACCGCTCCGAGGCGGCGAAACTGTGGAACGCCGACCACGGCGGGCGCCGTCTCGTGGACCTCTTCCTGGACGGAGGCGTCGACCTGATCCTCACCGGCCACACGCACACCTACGAGCGCTTCCGGATCGAGAGGGCGGGCGGCGGCGCGCTCGATCTGGTGAACCTCTCCGGCCGCCCCCGGAACGATCTCTTCTGGTTCGGCCATCGCTCCCGTCGCGCCCGCTCGTTCGCGGGCCGCGAGAAGGAATGGCTCGAGTCGAAGGGCTGGCGGATCGACGAGGGATGGCGGATCACGCAGGAAGAGGTGATGACCGGCGAAGGGGCGGACCAGTTCGGCCTCTTCACCGTCGGCCCGGACGGCGCGATCGACGCGGAGATCCTCTTCTTGGGCGACGACGCGCCGGGAGGACTGCGGCGGGGGTTCTAG
- a CDS encoding metal ABC transporter permease gives MFEALTFPFMQRALLAGALVGFLASYYGVFVVQRGLSFLGSGLAHAAFGGVALGLLLGLQPLYVAIPFTVLVAVGITWVRDRTELGGDTSIGIFFAVSVALGVLFLALKREYTEDAFALLFGSILGVDRGDLILSGVLALLPFATFPLWSRWAYATFDRELARADRVPVGRDDYLLAILVAVTVVVAVKVVGILLIAAFLVIPAATARVLARTFLGMTAIAVAVGVLGTVAGLLASYELDVPSGATVILTHAAVFTAAFLLRRGRG, from the coding sequence ATGTTTGAGGCGCTTACCTTCCCCTTCATGCAGAGGGCGCTCCTCGCCGGCGCGTTGGTCGGTTTCCTGGCGAGCTACTACGGCGTCTTCGTGGTGCAGAGGGGGCTCAGTTTTCTCGGCAGCGGCCTCGCCCACGCCGCCTTCGGTGGCGTCGCCCTCGGGCTGCTCCTGGGTCTGCAGCCCCTCTATGTGGCGATCCCCTTCACGGTGCTCGTCGCCGTCGGGATCACCTGGGTGCGGGACCGGACGGAGCTGGGTGGGGACACGTCGATCGGCATCTTCTTCGCCGTGTCGGTGGCCCTCGGCGTTCTTTTCCTCGCGCTCAAACGGGAGTACACCGAGGACGCCTTCGCACTCCTCTTCGGATCGATTCTCGGCGTGGACCGGGGGGACCTGATTCTGAGCGGCGTATTGGCGCTCCTTCCCTTCGCCACGTTTCCCCTCTGGAGCCGTTGGGCCTACGCCACGTTCGATCGGGAGTTGGCGCGGGCGGACCGCGTGCCGGTCGGCCGCGACGATTATCTTCTCGCGATTCTCGTGGCGGTCACCGTGGTGGTGGCGGTGAAGGTGGTGGGGATTCTCCTGATCGCGGCGTTTCTGGTGATCCCCGCCGCGACGGCGCGCGTACTCGCCCGCACCTTCCTCGGCATGACGGCGATCGCCGTCGCTGTCGGCGTCCTCGGCACCGTCGCCGGCCTCCTCGCCTCCTACGAACTGGACGTCCCGAGCGGCGCCACCGTGATCCTCACACACGCCGCCGTCTTCACCGCCGCCTTTCTGCTGCGGCGCGGCCGGGGATAG
- a CDS encoding ABC transporter ATP-binding protein, protein MSEPVVRVEGLAVRYGAHRAVENLNFEVPEGASVSIIGPNGGGKSTVLKAILGLVPIETGSIRVFGQEPRRVSPARIGYMPQLKTMDRRFPALSVELVVSGLRRRWPARIARRDREKAMAALADVDAAHLADRPIRDLSGGEMQRIYIARCLVSRPRLVLLDEPASGIDAVGEADLYRLLEDYQRENGATMLVVTHDWQVAYHHSTHVLLLDRRQIGFGPARDCLTEDCLRAAFGHTGHSHEAPYLGGVFDV, encoded by the coding sequence ATGAGCGAACCGGTGGTGCGTGTGGAGGGGCTCGCGGTCCGCTACGGCGCGCATCGCGCCGTGGAGAATCTGAACTTCGAGGTTCCCGAGGGGGCGAGCGTCTCCATCATCGGGCCGAACGGCGGCGGCAAGTCGACGGTGCTGAAGGCGATTCTCGGTCTCGTGCCGATCGAGACCGGATCGATCCGCGTGTTCGGACAAGAGCCGCGCCGCGTCTCCCCGGCGAGGATCGGCTACATGCCTCAGCTGAAGACGATGGACCGGCGTTTTCCCGCGCTTTCGGTGGAACTGGTCGTCTCCGGCCTCCGGCGGCGCTGGCCGGCGAGGATCGCCCGGCGGGATCGTGAGAAGGCGATGGCGGCGCTGGCCGACGTGGACGCCGCCCACCTGGCGGACCGCCCCATCCGCGATCTCTCCGGCGGGGAGATGCAAAGGATCTACATCGCCCGCTGCCTCGTCAGTCGTCCGCGCCTCGTTCTTCTGGACGAACCCGCCTCGGGGATCGACGCCGTCGGCGAGGCGGACCTGTACCGTCTTCTCGAGGACTATCAGAGGGAGAACGGGGCGACGATGCTCGTGGTGACCCACGACTGGCAGGTCGCCTATCATCACTCCACCCACGTGCTTCTTCTCGATCGCCGGCAGATCGGTTTCGGTCCGGCGAGGGATTGCCTCACGGAAGACTGCCTGCGCGCCGCTTTCGGCCACACCGGCCACAGTCACGAAGCACCCTACCTCGGGGGGGTGTTCGATGTTTGA
- a CDS encoding zinc ABC transporter substrate-binding protein: MRPSVLILVLSVLLWGSASGEAPVRYIATVAPIADLLARVTEGRAEVIRLLPSGASPHTYEPRPSDIRSAEGAAAIVYVDRLLDGWAANLPGPRRLRVLGLVPDSLLLPLPADVLPGHDHDHGARGGGGDERDSPATDPHFWLDPVAVAATIPVLAESLAAFDPEGAEVYRRNGARVAASVDSLHRRIEATLEPFRGRVVLLSHPFNRYFLRRYGIREAGVIEIVPGKEPTAKELVRVIRAVRQSGADAIFALPQLSREPARAVEEATGIPVVLLDPLGGAPGLDTYEEILLAMTRGAAEALR, encoded by the coding sequence ATGCGCCCAAGCGTTCTTATTCTGGTTCTGTCGGTGCTCCTGTGGGGCTCCGCGTCGGGCGAAGCGCCGGTGCGCTACATCGCCACCGTGGCGCCCATCGCGGACCTGCTCGCCCGCGTGACGGAGGGGCGCGCGGAGGTGATCCGCCTCCTCCCGAGCGGCGCCTCGCCGCACACGTACGAGCCGCGGCCGTCCGACATCCGGAGCGCCGAAGGGGCAGCGGCGATCGTCTATGTCGACCGTCTTCTGGACGGCTGGGCGGCGAACCTGCCGGGGCCCCGCCGTCTTCGGGTGCTCGGCCTCGTCCCCGATTCGCTTCTCCTTCCCCTCCCCGCGGATGTTCTTCCCGGCCACGATCACGACCACGGCGCGCGCGGCGGGGGCGGCGACGAGAGAGACTCGCCCGCAACGGACCCGCACTTCTGGCTCGATCCCGTCGCCGTCGCGGCGACGATCCCCGTCCTCGCGGAGAGCCTCGCCGCTTTCGACCCGGAGGGTGCGGAGGTCTATCGGAGGAACGGCGCGCGCGTCGCCGCGTCGGTCGATTCGCTTCACCGGCGCATCGAAGCGACTCTCGAACCCTTTCGCGGGCGCGTGGTGCTCCTCTCTCATCCTTTTAACCGTTATTTTCTCAGGCGCTACGGAATACGCGAAGCCGGCGTGATCGAGATCGTCCCGGGGAAGGAACCGACCGCCAAGGAGTTGGTTCGCGTGATCCGCGCCGTCCGACAGAGCGGCGCCGACGCGATTTTCGCGCTCCCGCAGCTCTCGCGGGAGCCGGCGCGCGCGGTGGAGGAGGCGACGGGGATCCCGGTGGTGCTCCTCGACCCTCTCGGCGGCGCGCCGGGGCTGGATACGTACGAGGAGATTCTGCTCGCGATGACGCGCGGCGCGGCGGAGGCCCTTCGATGA
- a CDS encoding zinc-dependent alcohol dehydrogenase family protein, translated as MFAMVLHEQGKPLRPEEIPRPEPGPEEVLVRVRACGVCRTDLHVVDGDLKEPKLPLVPGHQIVGETVAVGAEVRDVVVGDRVGIPWLGGVCNRCVYCRSGRENLCAGARFTGYQVDGGFAEYAAADRRFAFPVPEGYPDLQAAPLLCAGLIGYRAFRMAGDAQRIGMYGFGAAAHLITQVAVHLGRKVYAFTRPGDEEAQRFARRMGAVWAGASGEAPPEPLDAAILFAPAGELVPAALAATARGGRVVCAGIHMSDIPSFPYSILWEERSIVSVANLTRRDGVEFLDLAPRVPVRTEVVPYPLREANRALDDLRAGRLTGAAVLVVDR; from the coding sequence ATGTTCGCCATGGTACTGCATGAACAGGGGAAGCCGCTCCGTCCCGAGGAGATCCCGCGCCCCGAACCGGGGCCGGAGGAGGTGCTGGTGCGCGTGCGCGCCTGCGGCGTCTGCCGAACCGACCTGCACGTGGTGGACGGGGACCTGAAGGAGCCCAAGCTCCCTCTCGTGCCGGGGCACCAGATCGTCGGCGAGACGGTCGCGGTGGGCGCCGAGGTTCGGGACGTCGTCGTCGGCGACCGGGTCGGCATCCCCTGGCTCGGCGGCGTTTGCAACCGCTGCGTCTACTGCCGGAGCGGCCGGGAGAACCTGTGCGCCGGGGCGCGCTTCACCGGTTACCAAGTCGACGGCGGTTTCGCCGAGTACGCCGCCGCGGATCGGCGGTTCGCCTTTCCCGTCCCCGAGGGATACCCGGACCTGCAGGCGGCGCCCCTCCTCTGCGCCGGGCTGATCGGCTACCGCGCGTTTCGCATGGCGGGCGACGCGCAGAGGATCGGCATGTACGGTTTCGGCGCGGCGGCGCACCTCATCACCCAAGTGGCGGTTCACCTCGGACGGAAGGTGTACGCCTTCACGCGTCCCGGCGACGAGGAGGCGCAGCGCTTCGCGCGACGGATGGGCGCGGTCTGGGCGGGGGCTTCCGGCGAGGCGCCCCCGGAGCCTCTGGACGCGGCGATTCTCTTCGCGCCGGCGGGGGAACTGGTCCCGGCGGCGCTCGCCGCGACGGCGCGCGGCGGGCGGGTCGTCTGCGCCGGAATCCACATGAGCGACATCCCCTCTTTCCCCTACTCGATTCTGTGGGAGGAGCGATCGATCGTCTCCGTCGCCAACCTCACGCGCCGGGACGGCGTGGAGTTTCTCGATCTGGCGCCGCGCGTCCCGGTCCGGACGGAGGTCGTCCCCTATCCCCTTCGCGAAGCGAACCGCGCGCTGGACGATCTGCGCGCCGGACGGCTGACCGGCGCGGCGGTGCTCGTCGTCGACCGATGA
- a CDS encoding GYD domain-containing protein, with product MPTFVLMTRLAPEALRDAEGRRAMGKEWMKKVKSVCPEVKWVAHYALLGPYDFMDIYEAPDVKTAHQVSLISRSEGAVTAESWEAMHYEEFLELMQKVR from the coding sequence ATGCCGACGTTCGTACTGATGACCCGGCTCGCCCCGGAGGCGCTGCGCGACGCGGAGGGCCGCCGCGCCATGGGGAAGGAATGGATGAAAAAAGTGAAGAGCGTTTGCCCCGAGGTGAAGTGGGTCGCCCACTACGCCCTGCTCGGCCCCTACGATTTCATGGACATCTACGAGGCGCCGGACGTGAAGACGGCGCACCAGGTGTCTCTCATCAGCCGGAGCGAGGGGGCGGTCACAGCCGAGAGCTGGGAAGCCATGCATTACGAGGAATTCCTGGAGCTGATGCAGAAGGTTCGCTGA